A genomic segment from Triticum dicoccoides isolate Atlit2015 ecotype Zavitan chromosome 1A, WEW_v2.0, whole genome shotgun sequence encodes:
- the LOC119353258 gene encoding bisdemethoxycurcumin synthase-like, translating to MELGVTGKEPCREAMLGGRAGVKEKIFTAFGKDTSAACVEDSDDSDGDPFVPNDFAEDDPFQASKEGQMVDPDLEKALYEFYMSHVVLHFIQFRLSGSAIEYDRSRRKASITSSSSIPAVTLGEIRVAQCADGLAAMLAIGTENPSHCLPQGNYPDYYFRVTNSDQLIDLKQTFAKLCGMTGISMCFFQHIDELRATHPDLSLNATLEVMATAPELAASAAMNTIAEWGCTAGDITHLVVSTNAGSHALGTDVRLVSLGLCHDVLRN from the exons attttcaCT GCTTTTGGTAAGGACACTTCTGCTGCTTGTGTTGAAGATTCTGATGATTCAGATGGGGATCCCTTTGTCCCCAATGATTTTGCTGAGGATGATCCTTTTCAAGCTTCAAAG GAAGGTCAAATGGTTGATCCTGATTTAGAGAAAGCTTTGTATGAGTTCTACATGTCTCAT GTTGTTCTCCACTTTATCCAATTTAGGCTCTCGGGTTCAGCTATCGAGTATGATAGGAGTAGAAG GAAGGCGAGCATTACTAGTAGCAGCAGCATTCCAGCCGTCACCTTGGGCGAGATCCGTGTTGCCCAGTGTGCGGACGGGCTAGCGGCAATGCTGGCCATCGGCACGGAGAACCCGTCCCACTGCCTGCCACAGGGCAACTACCCCGATTACTACTTCCGCGTCACCAACAGCGACCAACTCATTGACCTCAAGCAAACCTTCGCCAAGCTATGCGGGATGACGGGCATCAGCATGTGTTTCTTCCAGCACATCGACGAACTACGCGCCACGCACCCGGACTTGTCCCTCAACGCCACCCTGGAAGTCATGGCTACCGCCCCAGAGCTCGCCGCGTCAGCTGCGATGAACACCATCGCCGAGTGGGGCTGTACAGCGGGCGACATCACCCATCTCGTCGTCAGCACCAATGCGGGATCGCATGCCCTGGGCACCGACGTCCGCTTGGTCTCCCTTGGCCTCTGCCACGACGTCCTGCGCAACTGA